A genomic stretch from bacterium includes:
- a CDS encoding SLBB domain-containing protein produces MKKIFFILITLFLSGQILYGQLNNRVHIWGEVKNPGVYELPAGTSIVDLISVAGGPTGYADLCKIQITHRNEKINIEKINLSNYLGKGNIKSLYIIEDGDVIRIPQNWWYKWRTMITVAADIAIIANVYYWYKNSR; encoded by the coding sequence ATGAAAAAGATTTTCTTTATACTTATTACACTTTTTTTAAGCGGACAGATTTTGTATGGGCAACTTAACAACAGGGTGCATATATGGGGAGAAGTAAAGAATCCGGGAGTGTACGAATTACCTGCCGGGACAAGTATTGTAGATTTAATTTCCGTAGCTGGCGGCCCTACCGGATATGCTGATTTATGTAAAATTCAAATTACACACAGGAACGAAAAGATTAACATAGAAAAGATTAATTTGAGTAACTATTTGGGAAAAGGAAATATTAAATCTCTATACATAATAGAAGATGGAGACGTTATTAGAATTCCACAAAACTGGTGGTATAAGTGGAGAACTATGATAACCGTTGCCGCTGATATTGCAATAATTGCAAACGTATATTATTGGTATAAAAATAGCAGGTAA